One Bdellovibrio bacteriovorus str. Tiberius DNA segment encodes these proteins:
- a CDS encoding SDR family NAD(P)-dependent oxidoreductase → MDLFIITGGSKGLGEQVCLQALEKGHQVINLSRSRPNIKSSRFRHITADFSHGLKVIQKIESVLQNVDFSDFKKIHLINNAALINPVGSLPDLNPTEMNTHLVTNLISPLLLSQACARIATEEKVPLTIFNIGSGASFRPIAGWSMYCSSKAGLKMFTENTALDLQTAKNKKIKIYHFSPGVLDTQMQQTIRGFKKKDFPDVANFKKMKADHQLRDPADVAFLVVKFCLAAQAAKKFSCLISVQDLEGSLK, encoded by the coding sequence ATGGATTTATTTATCATTACCGGCGGTTCCAAGGGACTGGGGGAGCAGGTGTGTCTGCAAGCTCTTGAAAAAGGGCATCAGGTCATCAACCTTTCGCGTTCTCGTCCAAATATCAAATCTTCAAGATTCAGACATATCACGGCGGATTTCAGCCATGGTCTTAAGGTGATTCAGAAAATTGAATCGGTTCTTCAGAATGTGGACTTTTCTGATTTCAAAAAGATTCATCTGATTAACAATGCAGCGCTGATCAATCCGGTGGGCTCACTGCCGGATTTGAATCCGACCGAGATGAATACTCATCTGGTGACTAATTTGATTTCTCCGCTGTTGCTTTCACAAGCGTGCGCTCGGATAGCTACCGAAGAAAAAGTACCTTTGACGATCTTTAACATCGGATCAGGGGCCTCATTCCGTCCGATTGCTGGTTGGTCGATGTATTGTTCTTCCAAAGCGGGTCTGAAAATGTTTACCGAAAACACCGCTCTGGATTTACAAACTGCCAAGAACAAGAAAATCAAAATCTATCATTTCAGCCCCGGTGTTCTGGATACCCAGATGCAGCAGACCATTCGTGGATTTAAAAAGAAGGATTTCCCGGATGTGGCGAACTTCAAAAAGATGAAAGCCGATCATCAGCTGCGCGATCCGGCGGATGTGGCCTTTCTGGTTGTTAAATTCTGCTTGGCTGCTCAAGCGGCTAAGAAATTTTCCTGCCTGATCTCGGTTCAGGATTTAGAAGGGTCTTTGAAATGA
- a CDS encoding nuclear transport factor 2 family protein, whose protein sequence is MTTEQRVALVQGQLEAYNARDIEKFCSFYHADVTAYRLGQDVPFMVGMEAFRKSYGEKFKNTPDLHCTLKSRIVLSGKVLDEESVVPSGSHVVAIYDFKDGLIKDIWFVY, encoded by the coding sequence ATGACAACCGAACAACGAGTCGCATTGGTTCAGGGGCAGCTAGAGGCTTACAACGCCCGGGACATTGAAAAGTTCTGTTCGTTCTATCATGCCGACGTGACGGCGTATCGCCTGGGACAGGACGTGCCGTTCATGGTCGGGATGGAGGCTTTTCGTAAAAGTTACGGCGAGAAGTTTAAGAATACCCCGGATCTGCATTGCACTTTGAAAAGTCGGATTGTTTTGAGTGGGAAGGTCTTGGATGAAGAGTCCGTGGTTCCCAGTGGGTCGCATGTTGTGGCGATTTATGATTTTAAGGATGGGTTGATTAAGGATATTTGGTTTGTGTATTGA
- a CDS encoding 3-oxoacyl-[acyl-carrier-protein] synthase III C-terminal domain-containing protein, producing the protein MYLQNFHSIQPPYEKNQKECLEWLSEAHKLAQKNQGYSQEDYLKMLQRVGCPETQIEKRYFFIPDVERSNWDDKPIYPVKSSSHGVSMHMRHEYYHKTVKELFERIYSERTFPDDLIHVSCTGYISPSAAQMTAVKAPKPVTVTHSYHMGCYGAFPALRMASGFLANENILGKKLTVDLVHTELCSLHLNPEDPTLEQMVIQSLFADGCIAYSMSSQQPKQGFKVLSLYEELIPNTTAAMEWMVSDWGMKMSLSKDVPMMVGDKIRDFTTRWLAERGYDLSHVVKNGLFAVHPGGPKIIDQVVKHLELKEEQVAHSRSLLRQRGNMSSATLPHLWEQILRDDSVPSGTPIISYAFGPGLTVCGSLMEKL; encoded by the coding sequence ATGTACTTACAAAACTTCCACTCCATTCAGCCGCCATATGAAAAAAACCAGAAGGAATGCCTTGAGTGGCTTTCCGAAGCCCACAAGCTGGCACAAAAGAATCAGGGGTACTCGCAAGAGGACTACCTGAAGATGCTGCAACGAGTGGGCTGCCCGGAAACCCAAATCGAAAAAAGGTATTTCTTCATTCCGGATGTGGAACGTTCCAACTGGGATGACAAACCGATCTATCCGGTCAAATCCAGTTCTCACGGCGTCAGCATGCACATGCGCCACGAATACTATCATAAAACTGTGAAAGAACTTTTTGAGCGCATCTATTCAGAGCGCACCTTTCCTGATGATCTGATTCACGTCAGCTGCACCGGATACATCTCGCCCAGTGCCGCACAGATGACCGCGGTGAAGGCGCCTAAACCAGTCACCGTCACCCATTCCTATCACATGGGATGTTACGGAGCCTTCCCCGCCCTGCGCATGGCTTCGGGCTTTCTGGCGAATGAAAATATTCTGGGAAAAAAACTGACCGTGGATCTGGTGCACACCGAACTGTGCAGTCTGCATTTGAATCCGGAAGATCCGACGCTGGAACAAATGGTGATTCAAAGTCTGTTCGCGGATGGCTGTATCGCCTACTCGATGTCCAGTCAGCAGCCAAAGCAGGGGTTTAAAGTTCTGTCGCTGTATGAAGAACTGATTCCCAACACCACAGCGGCAATGGAATGGATGGTGTCGGACTGGGGCATGAAAATGAGCCTGTCGAAAGATGTGCCGATGATGGTGGGGGATAAGATCCGCGACTTTACCACTCGCTGGCTGGCGGAACGCGGGTACGATCTTTCTCACGTAGTTAAAAATGGTCTGTTCGCAGTTCACCCCGGCGGTCCCAAGATCATCGATCAGGTGGTGAAGCATCTTGAGCTGAAGGAAGAACAAGTGGCCCACAGCCGCTCGCTGCTTCGCCAGCGCGGCAACATGTCGTCAGCGACGCTTCCGCATTTGTGGGAGCAGATTCTTCGCGACGACAGCGTTCCGTCGGGCACACCGATCATCAGTTATGCATTTGGTCCCGGACTTACTGTGTGCGGAAGTTTGATGGAGAAACTATGA
- a CDS encoding NAD(P)/FAD-dependent oxidoreductase: MPKKVVIVGGGFAGLKAARAFGNKEDVSVTLIDRRNYHLFQPLLYQVATAGLSPAEISGPIRGILSKYKNVSVFLDNLESVDLKNKKIQVPDRTLDYDYLILACGAKHSYFAHPEWEENAPGLKTLEQATEIRRRLLMAFERAEKETDPEKQKQQLTFVIVGAGPTGVELAGTIGEISRHTLTKDFRHIDPSRTRVILIEAGPRILAAFHPDLSRKAAADLEDLGVQIWTNTRVTDVKSDSVVLGDEVIKAATILWAAGVQPSSINKTLGVPLDRAGRVIIEKDLSLKEHPEVFILGDQACYLTDNGQALPGLASVAMQQGTHAANQILREIDGKPRLDFKYLDKGQMATIGRRKAIAQISNLKFSGFFAWILWLFIHVYYLIGFKNRVFVIWQWAYSYFTFKRGARLIVDKEWRSKPKPPVS, translated from the coding sequence ATGCCAAAAAAAGTCGTCATCGTCGGTGGTGGTTTTGCGGGGCTGAAAGCCGCGCGTGCTTTTGGAAACAAAGAAGATGTTTCCGTCACTCTTATTGATCGCCGCAATTATCATCTTTTCCAGCCCTTGCTTTATCAGGTAGCCACCGCGGGACTTTCCCCGGCAGAAATTTCAGGTCCCATTCGCGGCATACTTTCCAAGTACAAAAATGTTTCGGTCTTTCTGGACAATCTGGAAAGCGTTGATCTGAAAAACAAAAAGATTCAGGTTCCGGATCGCACTCTTGATTATGACTATCTGATTCTGGCGTGTGGAGCCAAGCACAGTTACTTCGCGCATCCCGAGTGGGAAGAAAATGCTCCGGGCTTAAAGACCCTGGAACAAGCCACCGAAATTCGCCGTCGTCTGCTGATGGCTTTCGAACGAGCCGAAAAAGAAACCGATCCTGAAAAACAGAAGCAGCAACTGACTTTCGTGATCGTGGGCGCGGGCCCAACGGGTGTCGAGCTTGCAGGCACCATTGGCGAGATCAGCCGTCACACTTTAACCAAAGACTTCCGCCACATTGATCCGTCACGCACCCGGGTGATTCTGATTGAAGCAGGCCCAAGAATTCTTGCCGCCTTCCATCCGGATCTTTCCCGCAAAGCCGCAGCAGACCTGGAAGACCTCGGCGTGCAGATTTGGACCAACACACGAGTCACAGATGTAAAGTCTGATTCTGTGGTTCTGGGTGATGAAGTCATTAAAGCCGCCACCATCTTGTGGGCCGCAGGTGTTCAGCCATCCAGTATCAACAAAACGCTCGGGGTCCCGCTGGACCGTGCGGGACGAGTGATCATCGAAAAAGATTTAAGTTTGAAAGAACACCCGGAAGTGTTTATTTTGGGCGATCAGGCTTGTTATCTGACCGACAACGGCCAAGCCTTGCCAGGACTTGCTTCGGTGGCTATGCAGCAAGGAACACATGCTGCGAATCAGATTCTGCGAGAAATCGACGGCAAACCCCGACTTGATTTCAAGTATCTCGACAAGGGCCAGATGGCCACAATTGGCCGCCGCAAAGCCATCGCACAAATCAGCAATCTGAAATTCAGCGGATTCTTTGCGTGGATTTTGTGGTTATTCATTCACGTCTATTATCTGATTGGTTTTAAGAACAGAGTCTTCGTCATCTGGCAGTGGGCTTACTCTTACTTCACGTTCAAACGAGGTGCTCGATTGATTGTCGATAAAGAATGGAGATCAAAACCAAAGCCGCCTGTTTCGTAA
- a CDS encoding CRTAC1 family protein — MNRIFFCASVIAACFLVGFQVSHPGGSSEAENADLSSTASQFQDVTESSGIPKVHSGTIVFGDYDADGWVDMLAAGRLFRNVSNGSNIRFDDVTNTAGILDLKGAPLFVDIDNNGLLDILTTKGQAFVQVSAGRFAESSRALKFEIPEHAHDLAIVDVNKDGLMDVLVGFAEPKFGDPLLPAKMFLNIKGKQFLDATPTVFAQNPNYLRGIAVADYDNNGQTDAYFSNYRLRPNNFYTLNPTIMVDKAPLLNVQGAHDPKKFYDNNRKAYYGPQYGHTIASIWADLDNDGNLDLWVSNLVHKFVGINPKNNTFDQRGYLCDDSKIYRNTGHPSYRLVDVRAESGIPYRPIGDFSKYKGDELWAQTTAADFDNDGLLDVYISQVYDLAYSYSVLYKNTGNFKFQEVSAVHGTRVFDSYAAAWADLNNDGKMDLVQSGRAKNKEAPAIRVLQNVMGDANNYLRVQIKGTRSGTQAVAAQVRVYHSSGVFLRQVDGVAGTMNQQNDPTLHFGLGQVKDISRVEVRWPSGKVQVLDNVSVDSTLKIEEPR, encoded by the coding sequence ATGAATCGGATTTTCTTCTGTGCGTCAGTGATCGCAGCATGTTTTCTGGTGGGCTTTCAGGTTTCGCATCCGGGAGGATCATCAGAAGCGGAAAATGCGGATTTAAGCTCTACGGCGTCTCAGTTTCAGGATGTGACCGAGTCTTCAGGTATCCCGAAAGTTCATTCAGGCACAATTGTGTTTGGTGACTATGATGCTGATGGCTGGGTGGATATGCTGGCGGCGGGAAGACTTTTCCGCAACGTCAGTAATGGCAGCAACATCCGTTTTGACGATGTGACTAATACTGCTGGCATTTTGGATTTAAAAGGGGCGCCGCTGTTTGTGGATATCGACAACAATGGTTTGTTGGATATTCTGACCACCAAGGGACAGGCCTTTGTGCAAGTGTCTGCGGGGCGCTTTGCGGAATCTTCCAGGGCTTTAAAGTTTGAAATTCCAGAGCACGCTCATGATTTGGCCATTGTTGACGTTAATAAAGACGGTCTGATGGATGTGCTTGTTGGTTTTGCTGAACCCAAATTCGGTGATCCATTGCTGCCAGCAAAGATGTTTTTGAATATCAAGGGCAAGCAGTTCCTGGATGCAACGCCCACGGTGTTCGCACAGAATCCCAATTACCTGCGAGGTATCGCAGTTGCTGATTATGATAACAACGGACAGACAGATGCTTATTTCTCGAACTACCGTCTGCGACCGAACAACTTTTACACCTTGAATCCGACGATCATGGTGGATAAAGCTCCGCTGCTGAATGTTCAAGGGGCGCACGATCCGAAGAAGTTCTATGACAATAACCGCAAGGCCTACTATGGGCCTCAGTATGGGCATACCATTGCTTCAATCTGGGCGGACCTTGATAATGATGGCAATCTGGATTTGTGGGTTTCCAATCTAGTGCATAAGTTTGTCGGCATAAATCCAAAGAATAACACCTTTGATCAGCGCGGTTACCTGTGTGACGATTCAAAAATATATCGCAACACCGGACATCCGTCCTATCGGTTGGTTGATGTCAGAGCAGAATCTGGCATTCCCTATCGCCCGATCGGGGATTTCTCGAAATATAAAGGGGATGAGTTGTGGGCGCAGACCACGGCTGCGGACTTTGATAACGACGGCCTGCTCGATGTTTACATCAGTCAGGTTTATGATTTGGCCTACTCGTATTCAGTACTTTACAAAAACACTGGCAACTTCAAGTTTCAAGAGGTCAGCGCGGTTCACGGGACTCGTGTCTTTGACAGTTATGCGGCGGCTTGGGCAGATCTGAATAACGACGGCAAGATGGATCTGGTTCAGTCAGGCAGAGCGAAGAACAAGGAAGCTCCGGCCATCCGAGTTTTGCAAAACGTGATGGGGGATGCAAACAACTATCTGCGCGTGCAGATCAAGGGCACTCGTTCGGGGACTCAGGCCGTGGCAGCCCAGGTGCGGGTTTATCATTCGAGTGGCGTGTTCTTGCGTCAGGTTGATGGTGTGGCCGGGACGATGAATCAGCAGAATGATCCGACTTTGCATTTCGGGTTGGGGCAGGTGAAGGATATTTCCAGGGTGGAAGTTCGCTGGCCATCGGGGAAGGTTCAGGTCCTTGATAATGTTTCTGTGGATAGCACTTTGAAGATTGAGGAGCCTCGCTAA